The Impatiens glandulifera chromosome 3, dImpGla2.1, whole genome shotgun sequence genome contains a region encoding:
- the LOC124929929 gene encoding transcription factor MYB92-like produces MVKSEEKEKEVGLKKGTWTEEEDEVLADYIRKHGEESSWNTVENECGLNRCAKSCRLRWVNHLRPELKKGPLTANEIETIVRLHARIGNKWSRIAEKVPGRTDNDIKNFWNTRIKSCERRGLPLYPPEVVQELLNEEKNQMNMIPTTVKPPPAASSSSNLQSSFRPSPKLMIDGFGNNTSTNHHLPSYSYHAFQQVAQNSGLQSFQLPPPSSTVAAAHNMFSSFQHLPNLNDIHHNSLYFHSFQFAPPSSSYAAAADAFPVDRNHPDLLPSFQYKPPSPIVDDNSFSSLQQPLDQIIDNLENIDHGLTSSSNDPFEMAHIVANTLSSLNQPLDQNLPSSSSSQNYFPELPSIQPQDPFHLPQFENLSQSPASQNLQSSCMPSRKRTHDDQMSTSQQEHALLGKNYSGDTSNMSIWEKILNEELLDSFAFGHNSVLNEDDKMRSPFFSKYLKNPRKHWSGL; encoded by the exons ATGGTGAAAtctgaagaaaaagaaaaagaagttgGATTGAAAAAAGGAACATggacagaagaagaagacgaagttCTAGCTGATTACATCCGCAAGCATGGGGAGGAGTCCAGCTGGAACACGGTTGAGAACGAATGTGGACTCAACCGGTGCGCTAAATCATGCAGGTTAAGGTGGGTAAACCATTTAAGACCCGAATTGAAGAAAGGTCCGTTAACCGCCAATGAAATAGAGACGATCGTTCGTCTTCATGCTAGGATCGGAAATAAATGGTCCCGCATAGCAGAAAag GTTCCTGGAAGAACAGATAACGATATTAAGAACTTTTGGAACACTCGAATCAAAAGTTGTGAGCGTCGTGGCCTACCACTTTATCCGCCTGAGGTAGTTCAAGAATTATTAAATGAAGAGAAGAACCAAATGAATATGATACCTACTACTGTCAA GCCTCCTCctgctgcttcttcttcttcaaatctTCAATCATCATTTCGACCATCGCCAAAGCTGATGATTGACGGTTTTGGAAACAATACTAGTACTAATCATCATCTTCCTTCCTATTCTTACCATGCTTTCCAGCAGGTAGCTCAGAATTCAGGCCTCCAATCATTCCAATTACCGCCGCCTAGTAGTACTGTTGCTGCTGCTCATAATATGTTCTCTTCATTTCAACATCTACCTAATCTCAATGATATTCATCATAACTCATTATACTTCCATTCATTCCAATTTGCGCCTCCTTCATCTTCTTatgctgctgctgctgatgCTTTTCCAGTGGATCGTAATCATCCAGACCTCCTCCCTTCATTCCAGTATAAGCCTCCTAGTCCTATTGTTGACGACAATAGTTTCTCTTCATTACAGCAACCACTTGATCAGATTATTGACAATTTGGAAAATATTGATCATGGTCTTACTTCCTCTTCTAATGATCCTTTTGAGATGGCTCATATTGTTGCCAATACTTTGTCTTCATTAAATCAACCACTTGATCAAAATttgccatcatcatcatcttctcaGAATTATTTTCCAGAGCTCCCTTCAATCCAACCTCAAGATCCTTTTCATTTGCCACAATTCGAGAATCTTTCCCAATCACCCGCATCCCAAAATCTACAGTCAAGTTGTATGCCTAGTCGAAAGAGAACCCACGATGATCAAATGTCAACTTCACAACAGGAGCATGCATTATTGGGAAAGAACTATTCTGGAGATACATCAAATATGTCAATTTGGG AAAAAATTCTAAACGAAGAATTACTCGACTCTTTTGCTTTTGGTCATAACTCGGTGCTAAATGAAGACGACAAGATGAGGTCTCCGTTTTTCTCTAAATATCTTAAGAATCCGAGAAAACATTGGAGTGGATTGTGA